A genome region from Cucurbita pepo subsp. pepo cultivar mu-cu-16 chromosome LG02, ASM280686v2, whole genome shotgun sequence includes the following:
- the LOC111788857 gene encoding uncharacterized protein LOC111788857 — MPLIAEISTAQPVFHSFPRTSYAQSCLHVKKSLASLTSGNEKENYPSWKSLIVPKRVSFTVCQPQICRRWFLIRAVATLEPKRVVHDGKGDVSMGGGAEFKNSQMGAAPSTSDVQLSSSSEDTEEMDARERLRRERISKANKGNTPWNKGRKHSAETLRRIKERTRLAMQNPKIKMKLVNLGRSQSEETRMRIGVGVRMGWQRRRKKLKLQETCYLQWKDLIAEASRQGGLGEEELQWDSYQIMNEQLKKEWQESVEQRKTMPRPVGGRRAPKSAEQRKKISESISAKWADSEYRARVFSGLAKYHGTPIGVNRRPRRKRSESTETTRKKEKSGVKSPVAGGSKIESQRLRLRKSKAPRFKDPLASSKLEMIKSIRAERAIAETQKTEAIERARLLIAEAEKAAKALEVAATRSSIARASLLETRNLIAEAKQSIESVEIERMASPQSEERNAAASYTYEVGGTSNEEGDSVGGKGNQNGVVQTMANGTQLFPSSIDKDFDFSKLSLQDILGGEKEVPASSNGHGACHSSFSSLRNHPNGNKPSDHKPSLNGTKLHHLEEKPDSQVISVTKKWVRGRLFEVGDGGC; from the exons ATGCCTTTGATTG CTGAGATTTCTACTGCTCAGCCTGTTTTCCACAGTTTCCCTCGTACCTCCTATGCCCAATCATGTCTTCATGTTAAAAAGTCACTTGCGTCACTTACTTCTGggaatgaaaaggaaaattatccTTCCTGGAAATCTCTGATTGTACCGAAACGGGTGAGTTTCACTGTATGCCAGCCTCAAATTTGTAGGCGGTGGTTCTTGATTAGAGCAGTTGCTACTCTTGAACCTAAGCGTGTGGTTCATGATGGGAAGGGGGACGTTTCTATGGGGGGAGGGGCTGAATTTAAGAATTCTCAAATGGGTGCTGCCCCGAGTACTTCAGATGTTCAGCTTTCCTCGTCCAGTGAAGATACGGAAGAAATGGATGCGCGAGAGAGGTTGAGGCGAGAGAGGATTTCCAAAGCGAATAAAGGAAACACGCCGTGGAACAAAGGGAGAAAGCACAGTGCAG AGACCCTTAGACGAATCAAGGAGCGAACAAGGCTTGCAATGCAGAATCCTAAG ATAAAAATGAAGTTAGTTAATCTTGGCCGTTCTCAGAG TGAAGAGACGAGGATGAGAATTGGCGTTGGAGTGCGAATGGGGTGGCAAAGACGCCGTAAGAAGCTGAAATTACAGGAAACTTGCTACTTACAGTGGAAAGATTTAATTGCTGAAGCATCAAGACAAGGCGGTCTGGGTGAGGAAGAGTTGCAGTGGGACTCCTACCAAATCATGAATGAACAACTTAAAAAGGAGTGGCAGGAGAGTGTTGAGCAACGGAAGACAATGCCCAGGCCGGTTGGCGGCAGGAGGGCACCAAAGTCAGCTgagcagaggaagaagatatcCGAATCCATCTCTGCCAAATGGGCTGATTCT GAATATCGTGCTCGAGTTTTCTCTGGCCTGGCTAAATATCATGGCACACCAATTGGAGTCAACAGAAGGCCAAGGAGGAAGCGTAGTGAAAGTACAGAGAccacaagaaagaaagaaaagagtggTGTTAAATCTCCTGTTGCAGGTGGGTCTAAGATTGAAAGCCAACGATTGAGACTCAGGAAAAGCAAAGCACCGCGTTTTAAAGACCCCTTAGCGAGCTCTAAGCTGGAAATGATAAAGAGTATCAGGGCAGAGAGAGCAATTGCAGAAACTCAAAAAACGGAAGCCATTGAACGAGCCAG ACTCTTGATTGCTGAAGCTGAGAAAGCCGCCAAGGCCCTTGAGGTGGCTGCTACTAGAAGTTCCATTGCTCGAGCTTCCCTCTTGGAAACAAGAAATCTTATAGCTGAAGCCAAACAATCAATTGAATCCGTAGAAATAGAGCGAATGGCATCCCCGCAGAGCGAAGAACGGAATGCAGCAGCCTCCTACACCTACGAAGTGGGGGGTACCTCAAATGAGGAGGGAGACTCAGTTGGCGGAAAAGGGAACCAAAATGGAGTGGTTCAAACAATGGCAAATGGAACCCAGTTGTTTCCATCGAGCATAGATAAGGATTTTGATTTTAGCAAGTTAAGTTTACAGGATATACTTGGCGGAGAGAAGGAAGTTCCAGCAAGCTCCAATGGGCATGGCGCATGTCATTCAAGCTTTTCAAGTCTGAGAAACCACCCTAATGGGAACAAGCCATCTGACCATAAACCTTCCTTGAACGGAACAAAACTTCACCACCTGGAAGAGAAACCGGATTCCCAAGTGATTAGTGTCACGAAGAAATGGGTTCGTGGGAGGCTGTTTGAAGTAGGTGATGGAGGTTGTTAG
- the LOC111789028 gene encoding uncharacterized protein LOC111789028, translating into MDDPCFDDFDPRTNFSKFLEEAKHHAKEETGRKWLAQQKKSKKSWKNTLFSWLNSDKTSKSLPKLERNSHTSNKRRVHVSGPIYTGATTVDGRPRHRPTSGPIASLFNPSMRTEMEIPYMCLHQLTSPIPNHYYGPIYLVT; encoded by the exons ATGGACGATCCTTGTTTTGATGACTTTGATCCTCGCACCAACTTTTCCAAG TTCTTGGAAGAAGCAAAACATCATGCCAAAGAAGAAACAGGAAGGAAATGGTTGGCACAACAGAAAAAGAGCAAGAAATCATGGAAAAACACACTCTTCTCCTGGTTGAATAGTGACAAAACGAGCAAATCTCTTCCCAAACTAGAAAGAAATTCTCACACATCCAATAAAAGACGTGTTCATGTTTCGGGTCCGATTTACACTGGAGCTACGACCGTCGATGGCAGACCCCGACACCGTCCGACGTCTGGACCAATTGCGAGTCTCTTCAATCCAAGTATGCGAACCGAGATGGAGATCCCTTATATGTGTCTCCACCAGCTCACTAGCCCCATTCCTAATCACTATTATGGTCCAATTTATCTTGTTACATAG